From the genome of Prunus persica cultivar Lovell chromosome G8, Prunus_persica_NCBIv2, whole genome shotgun sequence:
ctgaaaattctgAATAATCTACAATCCCTTCAAAAGGAAGCTCTATGTTGTCACTGACAATAACAGGTATACAAAGACTTTGAATGGCATCAAAAAGCCGGCATGAAGTGGGAGTGTCCCCAGCTGGGTGCAAGCAAAACTTTGATGTTCTCATCCCTTTTATGGACTGCTCCCTCCCAGTAGCGTTAGGGAATCCTTCTTCCATAATAACATCCGGTTCATTAACCAACAGGTCCCACAATTTTTCTCGAACTAAGCCTCCCTGTTATCAGAAAACTCAATTATGTTACAAGGATTATAACATGTAACAAGTttggtttataaaaaaatagagtgATCATGCTATTAGATAAAGCATGTCTAATGATTGTTAAGCTTTACGACAACCCACAAGATGATTAAGATGAGATGTAAAAATTTATTAGGGCATACAGAAAGCATGTCAGGTGGAACTTCAAGGGTCTGATACAGACAAGACAATATATAACAAGGtattttttagataaattGCAGCTAAACCATGTTAGTTCACTGACGAACTAGGGAAGAAAGTGCCACTCACAAATTGATGAGTtacagtaaaaaaataaaaagtcaatgAAAATTATTTCACAGTATCTCAGATGCAAAAGTAGATTGCACTGCCAGTCAACAAATAAGATTCTAATCTTGCATACTGACCCGATGTCTATGTTTAGCTCCTTTGAAATAAAGTAGAGTCTGCCGCTTCTTGTTTTCTGTCAGTTGCAATCTAGGAAGTAGATGGGTGTAGGGCACAATTACATCTTTGAGCAGTGAAACTTGTGCGTGCTGAATCACATCTGACGAGTTACCATTCGATGACTTGGATTCGAGCCTGTACCACCCTCCAAAATCTACAACTAGGAGGACTGCCGGGGCTATCTCTGCTCTAACGTGCCACATTGCCACTGGGTCTGCCAAAAATGCTTCAAGTTACACAACCTGGCAACCCAGAGACTAAATCATAAGCTGCTATAGCATATACTATACTTCTTTTTAACATTTAATTGCTCCATCTTCTCCTCTGGGAATAGGGAAAGCGAAATATCTCTGTAACATGATAGCAACAAATATATGAACACAATACATCATATGGTATAACATGTCATAACCAGTCATTTACCATTTACATTAGCATTTTAGTCTTACTCCGAATTACCTAAAACTGATCAAATGACAGCCAAGAAGAtaagttttgaaaaaaattaagccCATCCCTACAACTTAAAAGAATCAAACTTTCGAAATTCCAAGGGTGGAATGGATCATGCAGATATATTCATTGCAAATACTAGAACAAAGTTACTGCAAAATGatttacatttaaaaaaaagaaacatgcaTCCCACATTAACAATCACATCAAAACCAATACCTGATCATTAAATCCAACAAACAATCCCAGAAATTACTCAATACCCATTAACACAATCCTATATCAAATcccaaccaaaaaccaaaataatttttaaacacCAACATACCAGTGAGCACAAACACATGGTCTCTTCCACCTGATCTTTTCCAAGCCTCGGTGTTCTTCACAAAGTCAACTACTTGCCTCTGCCTCTCATAGTCCCCATTCCCAGCCTTCTTCCTGAACGCTCCTTTAGCCGTAGCCAGCTGCAATTCAGCGCTCAAAGTCGCAAAAAAGGGCACGAAAACGACCTCTGCTTCGGCAGCACTGAAAACCCTCTGGGCAAACGACGCAGTTCTCTGAGCCTGCGGGGTCATCAGGTCCCCCAAAATCCAGTACTCGGCACTGTATTGTTTGATCAATGGATTCTCAGGATATGGCGGAAATTCAAGGCTTTTGGGCAATTGGGTCTTCGGGATTTCGTGGTCCGCACCGCTACCCAACCGGGAATCGGGCCCGGAAGCCCAGTACTTGTCGAGGAGGCCATAGTTGAGGGATCTGGGGAGGTCTGCGACGAAGACTTGGATAGAATTTTGGGGAGAGTGAAAGGCGTTTCGGTAAATCGAGGAtgaggaagaaggagaagaaagaggattgaagaggaagaagagagaaaaagagagagtgcAGAGGAGAGTGAAGGCGAAGAAGAGAGTAGGAACAGAGCACAGTGAagaggatgaagatgaagcTGTGGCTGTAGCGGTGCTCTTCAGTGCCATGCCTTTGTTTCCTCTGCTGCGAAAATGGCCGACTGGTTTGGTTACTTTTGCAGTTGGGAACTAACTGTATACGGAGCAAAGGGTAGTTTGGTAAAACCGATTTTatttagttcattgtattagttttctatttaattattagttttaattttttatgtgcGCAAATCCACCAAAGCACAGCTTCATAACCACTAATTACATGATTTGTAGGGACCcacaaatattttattattattatcacaCTGTTTCGAAGCTTCCTCTCTGTCTGAAAGCTACCCCGTCGGTGGTCACGAACGCTATACAGTACAGTCTACCATTAAaggtgtatttatttattgatattataattacatatttttaGAGTACCGTAGGGAGAAATTTGTAGTTCGAGTGATGAAGAAGAATTATTGTTTTGAATGCATACTTCCCCAATATTTCTTgtacaaaaagaaagtaaCTGCATTATTATACCATATTGCATCTCCAACAGAGCTAAGAGTCCCCAGTGCTAACTGGTAGGTCTTATATTAGTGGCGTGGTCACGTAGGGTGGATACATTCGGAATCGAGAGAacgaaagagagaagaataaaaaaaataaaaagggtggATACATTGGGAACGCATATTCACGTGTCTGGCAAGTATCGTGAGAATCGTTTTAGAGCGATTGTGAATAGCATTCCTCTTCtcctttttgtcttttcattcgttcttttttctttttttgtccgTTCTTTCTCACTTTCGGGGTGAATATGGACAtaattgtttctctctctttcttctgtttcattttttcattCTCACTCTCAAACTTTTCTCTTACAATTGTttcattctcttttcttttttcttgtttccttGTCTCgctttttctcaatttttctttcttctttttttcccgtCATTTTTCTCTGTTCGAAACAAATTGTCCATGTTTGTTTGATACCtatgttttctttataattgACATGCTCTAGTAAGAAAAAATACTTTAAGCAAATAATACCttattattaagaaaaagtgCCATATGCAATATTGGAAAAGCTTGTACACTGGCTTTTGTCATTGTTGAATCTTGATCAGTAATAATCATTTTAGGGGAACCTCCAGGTGTGGCTTTCTTAAAATGCTCAAATAgccaaagaaaagaattagTTGTCTCATCACTTAGGAATAAACAAGCAAACACTTTGACCATGATTATTGGCCCCTACAAATGGTGCAAATATCATACCATACCGATTAGTGTTATAAGTACTATCAAACACAACCACATCGCCAAAAAGTGTGTACGCCTTCCTAGATTTTGTGTCAGCTCAAAAACAATGAGTAATTCTATCTTCTTCATCAGGCCTCAATCTTAAAAGTGAAGGACGGATTCTTTTCGTGCTCTAGCTGGAAGTGCTCATACAACATATCTACATCATGTCCCTTCAACCCATTACGCAAATTCCTTTCATTATTGTAAATATCCTTCTCTAGACATCCAACATTTTCTATCCCCCCAACTTTCATTTCAAGAAGGCTAAATTGTTGATGTGTAGGCATATTTGTTGTTGAAAATAGTTGGGTTGTACATTATGAGAATTTGAAACTGTACGATGAGACCTTAACAAGTGTACTCTTTTAGGACTTGTTAATGGGTGGTTGTGACCCTCCAAAAATAGGCTGACTACATAGGTTCCCAATTTCGACTTCACCGCAGCAAGCTTTGCCTTACAACCCTCACGAGTAATACCTCTACGCCTTTTTTTCTAACCAACTCCTTTAGCGGTCTCTCCTTCTTTAGAACACACATACTCTTTTTATAGGATttcattagtttctttactctTCCTACTAGCTTCCTTGGCATAATTATTGTAGAACTCATGAGCATCATCTAATAACTCAAATCCTTGGCCTGACTTTGGCTTGTGATCTCTTAGTTGCAGCATGTAGATTTTGTCACGCGAATCTGAATCTGAATTTAGTCTATATTGCCTAGCCCCTTCAAAATGGCCATCTAATTCTAGGGCCATGTAATCCATATCTTCATGAAACGATTACAatgaaaacaatatttttttttaaaaaaatcataaaaataagagaatAATGTTtctaaaagaagaagcaaagaaaaaaaaactaagaaaataaatgaacaATTGCCTGCCTGTATAATGAAAAACTTTGGTCAAGAAATTATGATAGGCAATTTGGAATAGCAAGCACAATTAAgatattttttggtttgaaacgAAAATAagatattaaatattataatacgagtaaaaaaataactaaaataaattaaaatagtacTGACTTGAACTTAGAAGGATGAGTTGAGTTGTGCGGTTATGGTCTGATGTGATGGGGATGTCAATGTCAGAAAGATGTAGAGAAGATGGAGGCGTTgaacaattaattaaagtaaaCCTCTTGGGCTGCCCTAAGCTGCCGGCCTTTtcagtttaataaaatattaaattaattcaataaTCAATAAAGTTGAGGCTGCCACTTGCgtatgacaaaaaaaaaaaacaccaaaaagcTGTAGCGCATGGCTTTAAGTTTTATCAATTAAAACATATCAAAGCTACAATACCATTCGATTGATCTGCCGCTTCACCTTTAGTGTcaacattttaattaaaatcaagTCATCGTGATGTGAGCaaaactgtatatatatatatatatagttagtTAGTTAGTTCGTTAAATAGTTAGTTAGTTAGTTAGTTAGTTAGTATCGTGCGGATACTATTATAAACAGGCAGGAAAGTAAGGAGGGGTAATACACATGGCGTTTGCAAGTAACGTGCATAGGAGaattttgcatatatatatatatatatatatatagcaatcAGAATTTGATGTGTGAAAGctataatttaaagtttatttctttatttttactttaggCTATCATCATgcaaaaatttaagaaaatatttttgctttCCTATTACCAAATTGGACTTAATTTGACTCAACGCACTCTATATATTGGGTTAGAACTTAGTTGATTAGTTAAAAGGTAAAATCAGAAGACATAAAATGAAAGAGTTTGATTTACAGTATCTAcaatagaaaaatattttcatccacataaaggttttatttttaaattttaagaattatTAAAagataagtaaataaaaatagaaccaACATGACAATATTCATTTTGTGTgtaaaaattttatatttgaaacaAAACCAAGGTCTAGTTCAATttttacacacacaaaaagagTGTAATTTCGATTTGAAATGAACCAAAATGCAATTAGTTGGTTTATAACATTTCACTTATATGTTTCATCTCATATATTGATATCAACCATTTAGtagcaaaaattaaaatctgcACCTCATTCAATTTTGGTGTCATATCTCTCAAAATTTCACaattctcaaagagaaatttttttctcaactATAACCAGAAAATAACTAAACCAGACCAGTcactaaatggattagtttTATTCATTGATGTAATTAGGTTAATGTCTAGAGTGAATTAAATTGAATCACGTCCACTCTAGTATAAAtttgtgatattttttttcaataacatgatactttttttttatcaataatAAGGAGATATTCGAACCTGAAACCTCATCTAACATTGGAATATTATTGATAATTAACTTATGCTTGTTAATTGTTAAGAACTAAAGGATATGTCAAACCTAAACATATATCCaatatttgaataaaaaaacatatatgaaaTATTTACTATTTTTCTGCACATTTCTAAGGATGGTAAATTAACttctcaaaataaatataaaattaaggaATCTTAGCGATGTAAGTATGTTTTTATCTTGAATCTACTGCAGTTCATAACGTCCCTAGGGTTTTAATAGCAAgaacaaaagattatcaataaaatttaaaatgagcgTATAACAGGAACACCTAAAACTACAAAACCTAGGAGCTCTCTTGTCACACCCCAAAATCAGGACACATGACAGCGGCACGTACCTTAAAGATCCCGAAAATATAATATCCATATCCCTGGAGATATACTCCAAGATTCCAAAAATACacctttatttaattacaatgGATTGGATTAGAGTCTTTTAATAGCATCggtaaatgaaaatattaaacaaacttTATTAAAGAGAACAATGCCAGAAACCTCAAAAGTTATTTCACAAActagaaattaaaatacacaCGAACCCATCCTTTATTTATAGATAGAGGAGGGACATGAACCACAAACACAGTCTGCTCCAAGGAGAGGAAATCACGACCTGTCGAATATGGACATGGAACATGAACAAACAATTGACAGGTTTGGAAATAACAAGAAGGTGACGCTCAAGGATTTTAATCTACAAGGACAGGTAGGGGTGAGCATCACATATGTTCATCAGTTCAATATGGGGTTCCCGGCTAGGTTTGAAAATAGATAgtgaaaataatataatactgtttaagaaaaataattaaaagaatatGCACAACACAAACCAtttcaatataaatataagatCCAAAACAGTTGGCATGCTCACACAACTTTCACAAACGTTTTTCAGGTACCCATAATCTACTTGTCTGACGACCGATTACTGTAGGCCAACTACACttaccataaataaaaatacaaccaACTTACCTCATATGGTAGCGAGAGTGTCCTTCAAGTTCCATCCCTAGTCCAAAAATGACCAGTTCACAGTACAGTAATGTTAAAGTCCAAATAATCTAATATTGTTCATACATCTAGACCAGAAGAAATAGGTATAATTAGTTCCGATAATAATAGTCCAAGGAAAATGGGAAAAATAGGCTCATCAGAATATTTTGATGAGAATTCAAAATGGTAGAGTAACGGCATAAGGGTCCAATTTTAGGAATAACTTGGAAAATTACCCAATttaagaaaattgaattaattgaATTTACCAATTTTAAATTGGGCAAGATAACACTTTAGAAAAAGGAATATGGAATTAAAAAGAGTGAAATACGAGATAAGGAATAGGAATTACCTCGGTAAAATAGTGAGATGAATAGTAAGTTGAGTGAATCGTGACCTCGAGTAAATAGTATCCCCTTATGAAGATGACACGAAATGATGAATAGTAAATACAAATGTTAGATATATGCTCTAGAAGCCAATATAAAATGGATAAttctaagaaaataatatatatatatataataatc
Proteins encoded in this window:
- the LOC18766298 gene encoding probable arabinosyltransferase ARAD2; translated protein: MALKSTATATASSSSSSLCSVPTLFFAFTLLCTLSFSLFFLFNPLSSPSSSSSIYRNAFHSPQNSIQVFVADLPRSLNYGLLDKYWASGPDSRLGSGADHEIPKTQLPKSLEFPPYPENPLIKQYSAEYWILGDLMTPQAQRTASFAQRVFSAAEAEVVFVPFFATLSAELQLATAKGAFRKKAGNGDYERQRQVVDFVKNTEAWKRSGGRDHVFVLTDPVAMWHVRAEIAPAVLLVVDFGGWYRLESKSSNGNSSDVIQHAQVSLLKDVIVPYTHLLPRLQLTENKKRQTLLYFKGAKHRHRGGLVREKLWDLLVNEPDVIMEEGFPNATGREQSIKGMRTSKFCLHPAGDTPTSCRLFDAIQSLCIPVIVSDNIELPFEGIVDYSEFSVFVAVDDALKPNWVVSHLRTFPKEQRDRFRRKMAQFQPLFEYDNGHPGGIGPIPPDGAVNHVWKKVYQKLPMIKEAIIRERRKPPGVSVPPRCHCT